From one Meles meles chromosome 18, mMelMel3.1 paternal haplotype, whole genome shotgun sequence genomic stretch:
- the TRAPPC1 gene encoding trafficking protein particle complex subunit 1 isoform X2, translated as MTVHNLYLFDRNGVCLHYSEWHRKKQAGIPKEEEYKLMYGMLFSIRSFVSKMSPLDMKDGFLAFQTSRYKLHYYETPTGIKVVMNTDLGVGPIRDVLHHIYSAVLGLETRRIRSPALTPFPSIALCGAGGEEPPVPTGPNCAK; from the exons ATGACTGTTCACAACCTCTACCTGTTTGACCGGAATGGAGTGTGCCTTCATTACAGCGAGTGGCACCGCAAGAAGCAAGCGGGGATCCCCAAAGAGGAG gAGTACAAGCTGATGTATGGGATGCTTTTTTCTATCCGCTCCTTTGTCAGCAAGATGTCCCCGCTAGACAT GAAGGATGGCTTCCTGGCCTTCCAAACTAGCCGTTACAAGCTCCATTACTACGAGACGCCCACTGGGATCAAGGTTGTCATGAATACTGACTTGGGCGTCGGACCCATCCGGGATGTGCTGCATCATATCTACAGTGCG GTTTTGGGGTTGGAAACAAGAAGGATCCGAAGCCCGGCTCTAACACCCTTCCCCTCCATAGCTTTATGTGGAGCTGGTGGTGAAGAACCCCCTGTGCCCACTGGGCCAAACTGTGCAAAGTGA
- the TRAPPC1 gene encoding trafficking protein particle complex subunit 1 isoform X1, translating to MTVHNLYLFDRNGVCLHYSEWHRKKQAGIPKEEEYKLMYGMLFSIRSFVSKMSPLDMKDGFLAFQTSRYKLHYYETPTGIKVVMNTDLGVGPIRDVLHHIYSALYVELVVKNPLCPLGQTVQSELFRSRLDSYVRSLPFFSARAG from the exons ATGACTGTTCACAACCTCTACCTGTTTGACCGGAATGGAGTGTGCCTTCATTACAGCGAGTGGCACCGCAAGAAGCAAGCGGGGATCCCCAAAGAGGAG gAGTACAAGCTGATGTATGGGATGCTTTTTTCTATCCGCTCCTTTGTCAGCAAGATGTCCCCGCTAGACAT GAAGGATGGCTTCCTGGCCTTCCAAACTAGCCGTTACAAGCTCCATTACTACGAGACGCCCACTGGGATCAAGGTTGTCATGAATACTGACTTGGGCGTCGGACCCATCCGGGATGTGCTGCATCATATCTACAGTGCG CTTTATGTGGAGCTGGTGGTGAAGAACCCCCTGTGCCCACTGGGCCAAACTGTGCAAAGTGAGCTCTTCCGGTCCCGGCTGGACTCCTACGTCCGCTCTCTACCTTTCTTCTCTGCCCGGGCTGGCTGA